Part of the Meiothermus sp. QL-1 genome is shown below.
CTGACCGATGCTGAGGTGGCCTCGGGCTTTCGCCTGGTGGGCCTGGAGGCCGAGGTGGCTTCGCCCGAGGAGGCCGCGCGCAAGCTGGTGGAGATGATCCAGTCGGGCCGCTACGCCCTGATTGCGGTGGATGAGCGTTTGCTCAAGGACCCCAACAAGGCCGCTGAACGGGTCATGCGGGGGCGCAGCGTCCCGGTGCTCCTTTCCCTGCCCAACCTGCAGGATACCCTCGGCGGAGGGGGGGATGCGCGGGCCTACATGCGCCGGCTGGTGCGCGATACCATAGGTTTTGATGTAAAGGTCTGAGCCCAAAGGAGGGTGGATGGGAACCATCAAAAAAATCGCAGGCCCGGCGGTAATCGCTGAAAACCTGCAGGGCGCGAAAATGTACGACATCGTGCGCGTGGGGCACGAAAGACTGGTAGGGGAGATTATCCGGCTGGACGGCAACACCTGCTTTATTCAGGTCTACGAGGATACCAACGGCCTCAAGGTGGGCGAGCCGGTGGAGACCACCGGGCTGCCGCTGGCGCTGGAGCTGGGCCCAGGTCTTCTGAACGGCATTTTCGACGGGATTCTCCGTCCCCTGGATAAAATCCAGGCTGTATCGGGTATTTTCATCAGCCGCGGCATCGAGGTTTCCTCCCTCGACCGCACCCGCAAGTGGGACTTCACCCCTGTGAAGAAGGTGGGGGACGAGGTGAGAGGGGGGGAGATCCTGGGTACCGTGCCTGAGTTCGGCTTCACCCACAAGATCCTGGTGCCCCCTGACAAGAAGGGGCGCATCAAGCACATCGTGGGCCCGGGCCAGTACACCATCGACGACACCATCGCCGAGCTCGAGGACGGCACCAAGCTCCGCCTGGCCCACTACTGGCCGGTGCGCAAACCCCGGCCCTTCCTGAAGAAGCTCGACCCCAACGAGCCCTTCCTTACTGGAATGCGCATTCTCGACGTGCTTTTTCCCCTGGCGGCGGGGGGTACGGCGGCCATTCCGGGACCCTTTGGCTCGGGCAAGACCGTGACCCAGCAGTCCATTGCCAAGTACGGCGATGCCAACATCGTGGTTTATGTGGGTTGCGGCGAGCGCGGCAACGAGATGACCGACGTGCTGGTGGAGTTCCCCGAGCTGGAAGACCCCCAGACCGGCCGCCCGCTGATGGAGCGCACCATCCTGGTGGCCAACACCTCCAACATGCCCGTGGCGGCCCGGGAGGCCAGCCTCTACACCGGGATTACCCTGGCCGAGTACTTCCGCGACCAGGGCTACAAGGTCTCCCTGATGGCCGACTCCACCAGCCGCTGGGCCGAGGCGCTGCGCGAGATTGCCTCCCGCCTGGAGGAGATGCCCGCCGAGGAGGGCTACCCCCCTTACCTGGCCTCGAGGCTCTCCAGCTTCTACGAACGGGCCGGCAAGGTGATCACCCTGGCCGGGGAGCAGGGGGCGGTCTCGGTGATTGGAGCGGTTTCGCCCGCGGGCGGCGACTTCTCCGAGCCCGTGACCCAGTCCACCCTGCGCATCACCGGGGGCTTTTGGGCCCTGGATGCCCAGCTGGCCCGGGCCCGGCACTTCCCCGCCATCAACTGGGCCCGCTCCTACTCGCTTTTCTTGAATATCCTGGAACCCTGGTACCGCCAGAATGTGGCCCCCGACTACCCCGAGGTGCGCGCCCAGATTGTCGCCATTCTGCAACGCGAGGCCGAGCTGCAGCAGGTGGTGCAGCTCGTGGGCCCCGATGCCCTGCAGGACAACGAGCGGCTGGCGCTGGAGATTGGCCGCATCACCCGCGAGGACTTCCTGCAGCAGAACGGCTTTGACCCTGTGGACGCGAGCTGCTCTATGGCCAAGGCCTACGGCATCATGCAGATGATTCTGGCCGCTTACCGGCAAGCAGAGCTGGCCCTTTCCAAAGGGGCTACCATTGCCGATTTCCTCTCGGACCCGGTGATCGAGAAGATCGGCCGGGCCCGCTATGTGCCCGAGGAAGAGTTCCCCGCCTACAAGGCCGAGTTTGACGAGATGATCAAGACAGCCTTCCTGGGGACGGTCAGGGCGTAAGGAGGTTGGGATGCTCAAGAAGGAGTACAACGCCGTAACCTACATCTCGGGGCCTCTCCTGTTCCTCGAGGGGGCCTCTGACCTGGCCTACGGCGCCATCGTGAACATCGACGACGGCACCGGTCGGATCCGCGGGGGCCAGGTGATCGAGGTTTCTGACCAGTACACCGTGCTGCAGGTCTTCGAGGAGACCAGCGGCCTCAACCTCGAGCACACCACCGTTTCGCTGGTGGAGGATGTGGCCCGGCTTGGGGTCTCCAAGGAGATGGTGGGCCGCATCTTCAACGGGGCCGGCCGCCCCATCGACGGCCTGCCTCCGGTGGTGGCCGACAAGCGCCTGCCCATCAACGGCGCGCCCATCAACCCCGTGGCCCGGGAGAAACCCGAGGAGTTCATCCAGACCGGCATCAGCGCCATTGACGTGAACATGACCCTGGTGCGCGGCCAGAAGCTGCCCATCTTCTCGGGCTCGGGGCTGCCCCACAACGAGCTAGCGGCCCAGATTGCCCGCCAGGCCAAGGTGCTGGGCAAGGCCGAGGGGTTCGCGGTGGTCTTTGCCGCCATGGGCATCACCCAGCGCGAGGTCTCCTACTTCATGCAGGAGTTCGAGCGCACCGGGGCCCTCTCCCGCTCGGTGCTCTTCCTGAACAAGGCCGACGACCCCACCGTGGAGCGCCTCCTCACCCCCCGCATGGCCCTCACCGCGGCCGAGTACCTGGCCTTTGAGCACGACTACCACGTGCTGGTCATCCTGACCGACATGACCAACTACTGCGAGGCCCTGCGCGAGATCGGTGGGGCCCGCGAGGAGATCCCAGGCCGCCGGGGCTACCCTGGCTACATGTACACCGACCTGGCCTCGCTCTACGAGCGCGCGGGCGTGGTGCACGGCAAGAAGGGCTCGGTGACCCAGATTCCCATCCTCTCCATGCCGGGCGACGACATCACCCACCCCATCCCCGACCTCACCGGCTACATTACCGAGGGCCAGATCTTTATCTCCCGTGAGCTGGCTCAGCAGGGCATCTTCCCCCCCATCAACGTGCAGCCCTCGCTTTCCCGGCTCATGAACAACGGCATCGGCAAGGGCAAGACCCGGGCCGACCACAAGGAGCTGGCCGACCAGCTCTTCAGCGCCTACGCCCGCGGGGTGAGCCTGCGCCGCTTGGTGGCGATTACCGGCGAGGACGCCCTCACCGAGATGGACAAGAAATACCTGCGCTTTGCCGACAACTTCGAGAAGAAGTTCATCCACCAAGGGCAGCAGGAGCGCTCCATTGAGGAGAGCCTGAACCTGGGCTGGGCGCTGCTCGCGGACTTCCCCGCCTCCGAGCTCAAGCGCATCCGCCGGGAGTACATCGAGCAGTACCACCAGAAGACGGGCCGGCTGGAGGAGCTGGTGGGGGCCTAGGGGGGTGCCCGTGGCTGAGCCCGTTTCGCCGACCCGCTCCACCCTCTTGGCCAAGCGCGACCAGCGGCGCCTGGCCTTGCAGGGGGTGGAGCTTTTGAAGAACAAGCGCGACGCCTTGATTGCAGAGTTCTTCGCGCTGGTGCAGGACTCCCTGAAGGCGCGCGAGGCTTTGGAACAGGCGGCCAAAGAGGCCTACTTCAGCCTGCTCATCGCCAAGGCCTTCGACACCCCGGAGGCGGTGGAGTCGCTTTCGGGGAGCCCCCTCGAGGTCCAGATACAGGTGGAGAGCCTGTACGGGGTCAAGGTGCCCCGCATCCAACCGCCCGAGCGCAACGGGGCGCTGGCCTTCAGCCCCATTGGGGTGGGGGCCAAGACCTTGGAGGCTGCCGCAGCCTTTCGCGCGCTGGCCGAGGCCATCATCGCGGTGGCCAACACCGAGAACCGGCTGCGCAAAATTGGCGAGGAGATCAAGAAGACCAACCGCCGGGTGAACGCTTTAGAGCAGATCTCGATTCCCGAGATCAACGAGCAGATCAAGTTCATCACCGACACCCTCGACCAGCGGGCCTTGGAGGAGGTCACCACCCTCAAGCGCATCAAGGCCGCCATCCTGCGCCGCGAGGCCGAGGAGACCGGGGAGGTCTCGGCCCACATCGAGAAGGGTGCGGGGCTCTGAAGCCTCCTTATGGCCTGGCTCGACGTGTTGGTGGGGGCGGGCATGGCCCTGGCCGGCCTGGGCCTGGCCCGGCGCCTGGGCTGGGGGGCGGTGGGGGTCTGGCTCAACCTGGCCTGGTTCGTCTACCAAAACGAGTGGGGCCAGGGCTGGCTTGCTTACCTGCGGGGGGTGGGGCTTTTCTTTGTGCTGGCCGCAGGATACCGCCAGTACGGCCTGGCCTGGGCCCTCCTGCCCTGGCCGCTTCTTCTCCTGGGGCGCTTCAACTTCTCCCTCCTAGGCCCTTATTTTCCAGCCTGGGGCGAGGGCCTGATGCTGGGGGCCTTGCTCTACCTGTTGGTGGGGCTTTTCAGAAGGCCTGCGTAAAGCTCCGGGCGGCGCTGGGGGAAGACCGGAAACTCCTGCCGCAGCCGGGTGGGGTAGCCGGGCTCGAGCTCCACCACCCCCACCTCCTCGGCCTCGAGCCGAAGCATCTCCTGGCCCAGGGGGTCTACCGCCAGGCTGGGCGCGCCGAAAGGGGCCTCGGCGTGGTTGACGGCCACCAGATAGGCCTGGTTCTCAGCAGCCCGGGCCTTGCAGAAGAGCTCCCAGGCGTAGGCCCGGGCCCTGGGCCAGGCCGAGGGGACCAGGAAGAGGTCCACCCCCTCCACCGCGTAGGCCCGGAAGACCTCGGGGAAGCGCAGGTCGAAGCAGATGGCCAGCCCGGCCTGGAAGCCTTCCAACCCCAGCCGCACCAGGCTTTGCCCGGGGGTCATGGTGGCCGGCTCGTTGAAGGCCGGGATGAGGTGGGTCTTGGTGTAGGTGGCCTGGAGGCCATCCGGCCCTATGAGGTGGGCCCGGTTGGCGTAGCGCTCCCCGGCGACCTCCAGCACCCCTGCCAGCACCCGCAGGCCGCTTTGGCCGCAGAACCTTTCCAGCTCGGCCAGGACCCAGGGGGTGCGCGGGGCCAGCTCGTAGCGGTAGCCGCTGGGGAAGAGTTCCGGCAGCACGGCCAGGTGGGCCTTTTGCCGGCGGGCTTCTTCTAAGAGCTCCAGGGCCTTCTCCAAGGTGGCCTCTGGGCTCTCGCGGGTGGTGAGGTGCAGCAGGGCGACTCTCATGGCCTGATGCGGTAGGAGAGATAGGGCAGGCCCAGCCCCAGAAGGCTTCCGAGCAGGGCTGCGGTGGGCTCGCCTCCTATGCCCAGGGCCTGGGCCACGAACTGCAGCAATACCAAGGCCGCCAGCACGAAGGCGTATAGGGGGATGACCAGGGGCTTGGGCTGGTACTGCACCATCCCGGCCCCCACCATGGCGGTTACGCTCAGGGTGGCCCCGAAGTGGCTGGGCTGGAAGAAGAAAAACCACACGAAGCCGGCAATGCCCGCGTATATCAGGGTGCGGGCCAGGCGGTCGGGGGCCAGGCGGCCTTGCATCCTACCCCTTCACAAAGCGCCAGACCAGGAGGCTGGCCAGTATGAGCCCCAGCCCCCCCCAGGCCACCTGTGGCTCCTGCCCGGCGAAGCCCATCAGGGCGGCGAAGACCCCGGCGCAGAGGAAGCCGATGGCGTATTTCGGGTTGACGGTGAGCCCCAGCATCAGGGCCACCAGGAAGCCCGAGAGGGCGGGGGAGAGCCCGGCCCCCACCGCCACCACCACCAGCAGCAGCCCCAGCGTGATGGCGAGGCCCAGGAAGTAGGCCCCGGGAAAGGGTTCCTTGTTTGGTTTTCCCTTGCTTTTTTCCATGCGGCACCCCTTCAATAATACCTAGAGCAAGCGGGCCTTGAGGGCCTCCAGCCGGGGGGGTAGCGGTTCTACCTGGACGGGCCGGTCCTTGAGGGCCTCGAGGCGGGCCTCCTGGGGGGGCTCTATGCCCAAGGCCTTTCGTACCGCGTCGGGAAACTTGGCCGGGTGGGCGGTGGAGAGGGCCACAATGGGGGTGGGGTCGCCGGTGTACATGCGGTAGCGGTGGACGGCCTCGAGGCCCACCGCGGTGTGAGGGCAGGCCAGGTAGCCGTATTGTTCGTAGGTGCGCTGCATGCGCTCCAGCGTGGCTGGGTCGCTCACCGTGGTGCCCCAGACCCATTCCCGCAGCCGCTCTGGGCCTAAAAGGTGGTAAAGCCGCTCGAAGTTGCTGGGGGCCCCCACGTCCATGGCGTTCGACAGGGTGGGAACGGTGGGAGGGAAGCGGAAGGGCTCGGCCCGGCCTGCAAGGAAGTCGGGGAAATAGGGGTTGGCGTTGTGGGCGGCGAGGAAGCGGGGGACCCTCAGCCCCATGAGGGCCGCCAGCACCCCACCCGTGAGGTTGCCCAAATTGCCGCTCGGCACGCAGAAGTTGGCCGCTTCCAGGTGGCCTTGGGCCGCGGCCCACAGATAGTAGAGGGCCTGGGGGAGAAGCCGGCCGATGTTGATGGAGTTGGCGCTGCTCAGCGGCAGGTGCTTCAGCTCGGGGTCGGTGAAGGCGCTCTTGACCAGCCGCTGGCAGTCGTCAAAGGTGCCCTCCACGGCAAAGGTGCGCACCCCGGGCCGCTTTACGATGAGCTGGCGCTCCTGCACCTCGCTCACCAGGCCCTTGGGGTAAAGGAGCACCACCTCGATGTTTTCCTGCCCGGCGAAACCGTCGGCCACTGCGCTGCCGGTGTCGCCCGAGGTGGCCACCAGGATGATGCGGCGCTCGCCGCGTTTTCGCAGGAAGTGCTGCATCAGGCGGGCCATGGTGCGGGCCCCGAAGTCCTTGAAGGAAAGGGTGGGGCCGTGGAAGAGCTCGAGCACGTAGAGGCCCTCTTCGAGCCTCACCAGGGGGGCGGGAAAGTCCAGGGCCTCCCGCACCAGGGGCTCGAGTTCGGCCAGGGGGGGGTCCTGGAGCCACCCCTTCAGGACCTCCACCCCCAGCTCGGCCAAAGAGGCGGCCCGGCGCCAGGGGCCCGAAAGGCGCGGGATGGCCTCGGGCAGGTAGAGGCCCCCGTCGGGGGCCAGGCCCCCCAGCAGGGCCTCTTCGAAGCTGAGGGGGGTTTTTTGCGGGTCGCGGGTGCTGAAGTAGCGCATAGGGCCGAGCCCTATGATACCGGTTGGCTTTTCGGGTAGAGGGCCTGCAGCTCCTCCCTCAGGCTGGCCTCGTCCTCGGTGGGCAGGCGGCAGGCCCCCCGGCGGCAGAGGTAGGCCAGCCCGGGCTGGCGGCCCCGAAGGACGGGCAGGGCCCCGGGCGGCCCAAAGGCCAGGGTGGTCAGGGGCAGGAACCAGCGCCGGGCCCCGGCCAGGTGCGAGGGCAGCACGACGGCCAGCTCCGAACCCTGGCTGCCCACCAGGTGGGCCTGGAGCAGAGCGGCATGGCCCAGGGGGTAGCGCAGGAGGTTCTGGGCGCAAAGCTCTATGGCCCGCATAGCCTCCTCGGCCCAGCCCGGCTCCTCGTAGAGGGCCGAGAGGCGGAGCAAAAGCTCGGCCGCGGCCGCGGTGCCCGAGGGGTAGGGCCCGTCGTGGAGGTCTTTGGCCCGCACCGGCAGGGTGTCGTCCAGCGAGTCGTAGAACCCGCCCCCCGTTTCCCGGAAGTGGCCCAGGATGGCCTCGGCCAGCCGGCGGGCGGCCTCGAGCCACTCGACCTCCCCGGTGGCTTCGAAAAGCGCCAGAAGACCCAGCCCATAGTGGGCCTGGTCGCTCAGGTAGGCCTGGGGCCTGAGCCTGCCCTGGCGCCAGCTATGGCGCAGCAGCCCGTCCTGCCACATCTCGCGCAGCACGAACCGGGCGTTTTGGCGGGCAGCCTCGAGGTAGCGGGGCTCCTCGAGCCAGCGCCCCGCCTCGGCCAGCGCGCGCAGCATGAGCCCGTTCCAGTCGGCCAGCACCTTGTCATCGGTGAGGGGGGGCACGCGCCGCCGGCGGGCCTCGAACAGCCTTCGGCGTACCTCCTCGACCCAGGCCTCATAGGCCGCTTCCCCTAGCCCCAGCTCCTGTCGCAGCACGGCCTCGGGGTAGCGGCGCTCGAGCACGTTCGTCCCTTCCCAGTTGCCTGCTTCAGAGACCCCGAAGAGCCGGGCCGCCGCCTCGGCCTCGGCCCCCAGCACCTCGCGGAACTCCGAAAGCGACCAGACGTAGAACCGTCCTTCGACCCCTTCCGAGTCAGCGTCCTGCGCGGCATAGAAGCCGCCCCCGGGCCCCTGCAGTTCGCGCAGCGCATACTCCAGGGTCTCGCAGGCAATCCGCCGGTAAAACCGGCCCTCCTCCCCTCCGAAAAACAGGCTGGCCGCAGCGTAAAGCCGGGCTAGCTGGGCGTTGTCGTAGAGCATTTTTTCAAAGTGGGGCACCCGCCAGATGGCATCCACCGCGTAGCGGTGGAACCCACCCCCCACCTGGTCGTAAAGCCCGCCCTGGGCCATTCTGTCTAAGGTGAGTTTCAGGTGGCTCCTGGCAGGGGAGTGGCCCAGCCAGGCCAGGCTGAGCAGGTAGAGCAGAAGAGGGGCCTGGGGGAACTTGGGGGCCCCGCCGAACCCTCCGTGCACCGGGTCGGCGGCCTGGAGCAGCCGGGCCAGAGCCTCCCCGTGTAGGCCCTCCGGCAGGGGCCCCGCCTTGGGCCTGAGCTGGCCCTGCAGGAAAGCCGTAAGCTGCTCGGCGTTCTCCAGCACCTCCTTCTGCTGGTGCAGCCAGGCTTGGTGGATGCCCATGAGCACCCGGCGGAAGCTCGGCAGACCATGCCGGTCCTCGGGCGGCCAGTAGGTGCCGCCGAAGAACGGGCGCAGGTCAGGAAGCAAAAACATGCTCATCGGCCAGCCGCCCGAGCCGGTCATGGCCTGCAGGGCGGTCATGTAGACCTGGTCCACGTCGGGCCGCTCCTCTCGGTCCACCTTGATGGGCACGAAGTGGGCGTTGAGCATCTGGGCGATCTCCGGGTCCTCAAAGCTCTCCCGCTCCATTACGTGGCACCAGTGGCAGGTGGCATAGCCTACCGAGAGGAAGATGGGCTTGTGCTCGGCCCTGGCCTTGGCAAAGGCCTCCTCCCCCCAGGGGTACCAGTCCACCGGGTTGTGGGCGTGCTGCAGCAGGTAGGGGCTGGTCTCGTGAATTAGGCGGTTCGGCACACTGCCAGCCTAGCCCCAAGGCGCTAGATTAAAAGTGGCGTGTATCCTTCCCTGAGCTATTTTGGTCGCCGGCTGATGGCGGGGGTGGTGGACCTGGTGGTGATGGCCGGGCTGCAGTTTGGCCTGGTCCGCTCGATCAACGCCCTTTTTCCTCCCAGCTACCCCGGCCATCACTTCTCCATAGAAGGACTCATTCTGTTCGGTATTTTTTCGCCCCTGGCCTGGTTCACCTACGCGGTTTTGCCCCTGGTGCGCACCGGGGCCACCATAGGCAAAGAGATGCTGGGCCTGCGGGTGGTCAACTACCGCCGGCAGAACCCTACCTTTGCCCAGGCCTTTTTGCGGGAGAGCCTGGGCCGCTGGCTCAACGCCATGGTGCTGAACCTGGGGCTTTTGCTTATGTTCTGGGACCGCGACCGGCAGGCCCTGCACGATATGGTGGCGGATACCTTTGTGGTGCCGCGCTAGGCGTTGCCCTTGTGCTGGGCCAGCACCAGCTCCTTGGTGGGAATCCGGCTGTGGATGAACCAAAAGCCCACGGCCCCCACCACCAGCACCACCACCTTGACCCAGAACACCGGCACGAGGAAGATGGCGCTGGTAAGGGCGAAGAAGCTCAGCATGCAAAGGGCCAGCACCTTGGCTTTTCGCGGCATTCCAAGGCCTGCGCGGTAGTCGCGCACCATGGGCCCTACCTTGGGCAGGTTCAGGACCCAGTTGAGGAAGCGGGGGCTGCTTTTGGAAAAGAAGTAGGCGGCCAGTATGAAGAAGACCGTGGAGGGCATGCCCGGTACCGCGGCGCCCAGGAAACCGAGGCCAGCGAAGGAGAAGCCGAGTAGCAGCCAAATTGGTCGGAGAGGCTCCATACTTTTCGGTAGTATGCCAGAAAGCGGGCGGATAAATGTACCTAGCCCCCCTGGACCATCCGCCGGATTTGCTCAGCCACCCGGGCTTCCACCGGTATCACCGAAAGGCGGTTGCCCCGGCGCAGGATGGGAAGCTCCTCGGGGGTGAACTGCTCTCGCAGCCGTGCCAGGGGGATGAGGGGCTCGAACTTTTCCAGGAAGGCCACCCGCACCGTCCACCAGCGCGGGCTTTCCGGTGGACTCTTGGGGTCGAAGTAGGGCGAGGCGGGGTCGAACTGGCTGGGGTCGGGCAGGCCGGTCTCCACCACCCGGCAGAGCCCCGCGATCCCGGGGGGATGGGCGTTTGAGTGGTAGAAGAAGGCCAGGTCGCCCACCTGCATGGCCCGCAGGTAATTGCGGGCCTGGTAGTTGCGCACCCCGTCCCAAAGGGCGGTGCCCTCCTTTTCAAGGTCATGGATGCTGTAGGTGTGGGGTTCTGACTTGATGAGCCAGTGGCGCATACCCCAAGCATAGCTCCTCGTGCGGGGCGTTTCCTTCCTCTTGTGGCCTTTTGTTATGCTTTGGAAGCTATGGCCTACAGGAAGATTGAGGTAGCAAGGGGCGAGAGGATCACCATCCAAAACGGCAAACTCCAGGTGCCTGACCAGCCCGTCATCGGCTTCATCGAGGGCGATGGAACCGGACCGGATATCTGGCGAGCAGCCCAGCCGGTGCTCGATGCGGCGGTAGCCAAGGCCTACGGGGGTCGACGGCGAATTGCCTGGACGGAAATTTATGCAGGCGAGAAGGCCAACCAGGTCTACGGGGAGCCCATCTGGCTGCCAGAGGAGACCCTCGAGTTCATTCAGGAGTACCTGGTGGCCATCAAGGGGCCCCTGACCACCCCGGTGGGGGGCGGGATTCGCTCCATCAATGTGGCCTTGCGGCAGGAGCTCGACCTTTACGCCTGCGTG
Proteins encoded:
- a CDS encoding YbaN family protein: MEPLRPIWLLLGFSFAGLGFLGAAVPGMPSTVFFILAAYFFSKSSPRFLNWVLNLPKVGPMVRDYRAGLGMPRKAKVLALCMLSFFALTSAIFLVPVFWVKVVVLVVGAVGFWFIHSRIPTKELVLAQHKGNA
- a CDS encoding thioredoxin domain-containing protein; translated protein: MPNRLIHETSPYLLQHAHNPVDWYPWGEEAFAKARAEHKPIFLSVGYATCHWCHVMERESFEDPEIAQMLNAHFVPIKVDREERPDVDQVYMTALQAMTGSGGWPMSMFLLPDLRPFFGGTYWPPEDRHGLPSFRRVLMGIHQAWLHQQKEVLENAEQLTAFLQGQLRPKAGPLPEGLHGEALARLLQAADPVHGGFGGAPKFPQAPLLLYLLSLAWLGHSPARSHLKLTLDRMAQGGLYDQVGGGFHRYAVDAIWRVPHFEKMLYDNAQLARLYAAASLFFGGEEGRFYRRIACETLEYALRELQGPGGGFYAAQDADSEGVEGRFYVWSLSEFREVLGAEAEAAARLFGVSEAGNWEGTNVLERRYPEAVLRQELGLGEAAYEAWVEEVRRRLFEARRRRVPPLTDDKVLADWNGLMLRALAEAGRWLEEPRYLEAARQNARFVLREMWQDGLLRHSWRQGRLRPQAYLSDQAHYGLGLLALFEATGEVEWLEAARRLAEAILGHFRETGGGFYDSLDDTLPVRAKDLHDGPYPSGTAAAAELLLRLSALYEEPGWAEEAMRAIELCAQNLLRYPLGHAALLQAHLVGSQGSELAVVLPSHLAGARRWFLPLTTLAFGPPGALPVLRGRQPGLAYLCRRGACRLPTEDEASLREELQALYPKSQPVS
- a CDS encoding V-type ATP synthase subunit A, which gives rise to MGTIKKIAGPAVIAENLQGAKMYDIVRVGHERLVGEIIRLDGNTCFIQVYEDTNGLKVGEPVETTGLPLALELGPGLLNGIFDGILRPLDKIQAVSGIFISRGIEVSSLDRTRKWDFTPVKKVGDEVRGGEILGTVPEFGFTHKILVPPDKKGRIKHIVGPGQYTIDDTIAELEDGTKLRLAHYWPVRKPRPFLKKLDPNEPFLTGMRILDVLFPLAAGGTAAIPGPFGSGKTVTQQSIAKYGDANIVVYVGCGERGNEMTDVLVEFPELEDPQTGRPLMERTILVANTSNMPVAAREASLYTGITLAEYFRDQGYKVSLMADSTSRWAEALREIASRLEEMPAEEGYPPYLASRLSSFYERAGKVITLAGEQGAVSVIGAVSPAGGDFSEPVTQSTLRITGGFWALDAQLARARHFPAINWARSYSLFLNILEPWYRQNVAPDYPEVRAQIVAILQREAELQQVVQLVGPDALQDNERLALEIGRITREDFLQQNGFDPVDASCSMAKAYGIMQMILAAYRQAELALSKGATIADFLSDPVIEKIGRARYVPEEEFPAYKAEFDEMIKTAFLGTVRA
- a CDS encoding nitrilase-related carbon-nitrogen hydrolase, whose translation is MRVALLHLTTRESPEATLEKALELLEEARRQKAHLAVLPELFPSGYRYELAPRTPWVLAELERFCGQSGLRVLAGVLEVAGERYANRAHLIGPDGLQATYTKTHLIPAFNEPATMTPGQSLVRLGLEGFQAGLAICFDLRFPEVFRAYAVEGVDLFLVPSAWPRARAYAWELFCKARAAENQAYLVAVNHAEAPFGAPSLAVDPLGQEMLRLEAEEVGVVELEPGYPTRLRQEFPVFPQRRPELYAGLLKSPTNR
- a CDS encoding V-type ATP synthase subunit B, which produces MLKKEYNAVTYISGPLLFLEGASDLAYGAIVNIDDGTGRIRGGQVIEVSDQYTVLQVFEETSGLNLEHTTVSLVEDVARLGVSKEMVGRIFNGAGRPIDGLPPVVADKRLPINGAPINPVAREKPEEFIQTGISAIDVNMTLVRGQKLPIFSGSGLPHNELAAQIARQAKVLGKAEGFAVVFAAMGITQREVSYFMQEFERTGALSRSVLFLNKADDPTVERLLTPRMALTAAEYLAFEHDYHVLVILTDMTNYCEALREIGGAREEIPGRRGYPGYMYTDLASLYERAGVVHGKKGSVTQIPILSMPGDDITHPIPDLTGYITEGQIFISRELAQQGIFPPINVQPSLSRLMNNGIGKGKTRADHKELADQLFSAYARGVSLRRLVAITGEDALTEMDKKYLRFADNFEKKFIHQGQQERSIEESLNLGWALLADFPASELKRIRREYIEQYHQKTGRLEELVGA
- a CDS encoding V-type ATP synthase subunit D; this encodes MAEPVSPTRSTLLAKRDQRRLALQGVELLKNKRDALIAEFFALVQDSLKAREALEQAAKEAYFSLLIAKAFDTPEAVESLSGSPLEVQIQVESLYGVKVPRIQPPERNGALAFSPIGVGAKTLEAAAAFRALAEAIIAVANTENRLRKIGEEIKKTNRRVNALEQISIPEINEQIKFITDTLDQRALEEVTTLKRIKAAILRREAEETGEVSAHIEKGAGL
- a CDS encoding V-type ATP synthase subunit F, with protein sequence MRIGVLTDAEVASGFRLVGLEAEVASPEEAARKLVEMIQSGRYALIAVDERLLKDPNKAAERVMRGRSVPVLLSLPNLQDTLGGGGDARAYMRRLVRDTIGFDVKV
- a CDS encoding EVE domain-containing protein codes for the protein MRHWLIKSEPHTYSIHDLEKEGTALWDGVRNYQARNYLRAMQVGDLAFFYHSNAHPPGIAGLCRVVETGLPDPSQFDPASPYFDPKSPPESPRWWTVRVAFLEKFEPLIPLARLREQFTPEELPILRRGNRLSVIPVEARVAEQIRRMVQGG
- the thrC gene encoding threonine synthase, which gives rise to MRYFSTRDPQKTPLSFEEALLGGLAPDGGLYLPEAIPRLSGPWRRAASLAELGVEVLKGWLQDPPLAELEPLVREALDFPAPLVRLEEGLYVLELFHGPTLSFKDFGARTMARLMQHFLRKRGERRIILVATSGDTGSAVADGFAGQENIEVVLLYPKGLVSEVQERQLIVKRPGVRTFAVEGTFDDCQRLVKSAFTDPELKHLPLSSANSINIGRLLPQALYYLWAAAQGHLEAANFCVPSGNLGNLTGGVLAALMGLRVPRFLAAHNANPYFPDFLAGRAEPFRFPPTVPTLSNAMDVGAPSNFERLYHLLGPERLREWVWGTTVSDPATLERMQRTYEQYGYLACPHTAVGLEAVHRYRMYTGDPTPIVALSTAHPAKFPDAVRKALGIEPPQEARLEALKDRPVQVEPLPPRLEALKARLL
- a CDS encoding RDD family protein; translation: MYPSLSYFGRRLMAGVVDLVVMAGLQFGLVRSINALFPPSYPGHHFSIEGLILFGIFSPLAWFTYAVLPLVRTGATIGKEMLGLRVVNYRRQNPTFAQAFLRESLGRWLNAMVLNLGLLLMFWDRDRQALHDMVADTFVVPR